Proteins from a genomic interval of Desulfonatronum sp. SC1:
- a CDS encoding pentapeptide repeat-containing protein, protein MKATTVLAALREQRHLEGVDCSGMDFSGQELRGVVFERVRLDRAVFRGADLHGAHFTNCSAQGAVLAEARMGQVCMLGVDLAGADLSGCHARLASWRRVTCDRADFSRADLERAVLQGCTLAGARFFGANLHRASLMSMDCTKTGFRDANLSMSLLGGSDFSDAAFPGCDLRKAMFPKARLDRADLSGQDVTQCDFGKASLREADLRNAHGRYAAFIGTDLTLARLQAARLHGADFSGAVLVKARMRDARLDESRFCAANCTQADFHHVGLDFADFSRAVITETNFTTARMHMTNMHRTDMSAAFWQGTDVSTVRSTDVRLAAAETWRPKPVKP, encoded by the coding sequence GTGAAAGCGACGACCGTGCTCGCCGCGTTGCGCGAACAGCGCCATCTGGAGGGCGTGGACTGCTCGGGAATGGATTTTTCCGGCCAGGAACTGCGCGGGGTGGTCTTCGAGCGGGTCCGCCTGGACCGGGCCGTGTTCCGGGGCGCGGACCTGCACGGCGCGCATTTCACGAACTGCTCGGCCCAAGGGGCGGTCTTGGCCGAGGCCCGGATGGGCCAGGTCTGCATGCTCGGCGTGGACCTCGCGGGGGCGGACCTGAGCGGATGCCATGCCCGGCTGGCCTCCTGGCGGCGCGTGACCTGCGACCGGGCCGATTTTTCCCGGGCCGACCTGGAGCGGGCCGTGCTCCAGGGCTGCACCCTGGCCGGAGCCCGTTTTTTCGGCGCGAATCTGCACCGGGCCAGCCTGATGTCCATGGACTGCACCAAGACCGGTTTCCGCGACGCGAACCTGTCCATGTCCCTGCTGGGCGGCTCGGACTTCTCGGACGCCGCCTTTCCGGGCTGCGACCTGCGCAAGGCCATGTTCCCCAAAGCCCGGCTGGACAGGGCCGATTTGAGCGGCCAGGACGTCACCCAGTGCGATTTCGGCAAGGCGTCGCTACGCGAGGCCGACCTGCGCAACGCCCACGGACGCTACGCCGCCTTCATCGGGACCGATCTGACGCTGGCCCGACTGCAAGCCGCCCGCCTGCACGGGGCCGATTTTTCCGGAGCCGTCCTGGTCAAGGCCCGGATGCGCGACGCCCGCCTGGACGAATCCCGGTTTTGCGCCGCGAATTGCACCCAGGCCGACTTTCATCACGTCGGCCTGGATTTCGCGGATTTCTCCCGGGCCGTGATCACCGAAACGAACTTCACCACGGCCCGGATGCACATGACCAACATGCACCGGACGGACATGAGCGCCGCCTTCTGGCAGGGCACGGACGTCTCCACCGTCCGGAGCACCGACGTCCGGCTGGCCGCGGCCGAGACCTGGCGGCCCAAGCCGGTGAAGCCGTAA
- a CDS encoding DUF3540 domain-containing protein — protein MPNPAESLDHGQERPSTSRPALRVVQGRRTAVPPTRTRPQSHPAGPELQVCVILDGPHDQDGGQVWRVSPTDASAELTARRADGCLLEPTSGDVVLVMRHSGAVHYVLNILEKKETARALRFPGDLELDVSQGRCALHARSLDLTGREKAMVCGEEVTLAGKEGRLRFARLDVLAKTLEARMQSVHALGQTVRFAAAHLTSRLGRALRLTGFELHRAETIRTEVEERFTVQAGQADILAREDVTVDGEKIHLG, from the coding sequence ATGCCCAATCCCGCCGAATCCCTCGACCACGGCCAAGAACGCCCGTCGACATCGCGCCCGGCCCTGCGGGTGGTCCAGGGACGTCGAACCGCGGTCCCGCCGACTCGAACACGTCCCCAGAGCCATCCGGCAGGGCCGGAACTCCAGGTCTGCGTGATCCTGGACGGCCCTCACGACCAGGACGGCGGACAGGTTTGGCGGGTGTCCCCTACCGACGCTTCAGCCGAGCTGACGGCCCGGCGGGCCGACGGCTGCCTCCTGGAGCCGACCTCTGGAGACGTGGTCCTGGTGATGCGCCATTCCGGCGCTGTCCATTATGTGCTCAATATTTTGGAAAAAAAGGAAACCGCACGGGCCTTGCGCTTTCCCGGAGACCTGGAACTGGACGTCTCCCAGGGGCGCTGCGCCTTGCATGCCCGAAGCCTGGACCTGACGGGCCGGGAAAAAGCCATGGTTTGCGGGGAAGAGGTGACCCTGGCCGGAAAGGAGGGCAGGCTGCGCTTCGCCCGTCTGGATGTCCTGGCCAAGACCCTGGAGGCCAGGATGCAGTCCGTTCATGCCCTGGGCCAGACGGTCCGGTTCGCCGCCGCGCACCTCACGTCGCGCCTGGGCCGGGCTCTGCGCCTGACCGGCTTCGAACTGCACCGGGCCGAAACCATCCGCACCGAAGTGGAGGAACGCTTCACGGTCCAGGCCGGACAAGCCGACATTCTGGCCAGGGAGGACGTCACGGTGGACGGGGAGAAGATTCACCTTGGGTGA